The following are encoded together in the Novipirellula artificiosorum genome:
- a CDS encoding serine/threonine protein kinase, whose protein sequence is MPRSRLGPLAIESKLGDSPSQSCVWRAIHVRLKKAVAVKVFSSPFGATPEARTDFASEWETLKKLAHPSIVKCYGGGFESNDAYLAYELIEGETLAAQLERRNRLPWESVLELAEPLIDGLQYLHEQELIHGAIQPDKIMIAGLSPVLVDIRVDRYGSRFNSSRPPTTNELSFRPPEWIQDPHSLSIRSDLYSFGATLYFALTGRPVVAGDTVEQVTENVLNEKPVSAASLAMDCPVWFDKLISQLLEKDPRKRPFGAAAVQLALAEVRRRSMSRTGVAEHASSGFSPLSVTDQKDRDEARSLLGRHFVQEPETPDATAWHDKPWFLIGSMVVIIAMLGWMAWPLSETQMRDNAETLLDQETQTSLNQAKNHYLVPMLSRFPDGEHADWAQEQIDRIDMLQADHALSVKLKRNLPLRNEGERLLAEAKEYERFGDTATAMDQYRSMETLLDDEKYRPYVNLARQRLAQIETRSMGQDEAATMIGAKLNEAERELRSGNVVAARRIWYSVIELYGNNEKVQPLVVQAQQRLAQSNSPPKPTHAP, encoded by the coding sequence ATGCCACGCAGTCGTCTCGGCCCTTTGGCCATCGAATCAAAACTGGGCGATTCTCCGTCGCAAAGCTGCGTCTGGCGGGCGATTCACGTGCGTTTGAAGAAAGCCGTTGCCGTCAAGGTTTTTTCGTCACCATTCGGAGCGACGCCAGAAGCCCGCACCGATTTCGCCTCGGAATGGGAAACGCTCAAAAAACTCGCTCATCCCTCGATCGTCAAGTGCTATGGAGGCGGCTTTGAATCCAACGATGCCTATTTGGCCTATGAATTAATCGAAGGAGAAACGCTTGCAGCTCAATTGGAGCGGCGAAATCGCTTGCCATGGGAATCGGTGCTCGAGTTGGCCGAGCCGCTGATCGACGGATTGCAGTACCTCCACGAGCAGGAATTGATTCACGGAGCGATCCAGCCCGACAAAATCATGATTGCTGGGTTGAGTCCTGTCTTGGTTGACATACGTGTCGATCGATATGGGAGCCGTTTCAACTCCTCGCGTCCACCGACGACGAACGAGCTTTCCTTTCGACCTCCTGAATGGATTCAAGATCCCCACTCCCTTTCGATTCGATCGGATTTGTATTCCTTTGGTGCAACGTTGTACTTTGCCTTGACCGGACGGCCGGTCGTCGCGGGCGATACGGTGGAACAAGTCACGGAGAACGTCTTGAACGAGAAGCCGGTCTCCGCGGCATCCTTAGCGATGGATTGCCCCGTCTGGTTCGACAAGCTGATCTCGCAACTGCTTGAAAAGGACCCAAGGAAACGCCCCTTTGGTGCGGCTGCGGTTCAATTGGCTTTGGCCGAAGTGCGGCGCCGATCGATGTCGCGAACTGGCGTTGCCGAACATGCGTCGAGCGGGTTCAGCCCGTTGAGCGTGACGGACCAGAAGGATCGCGACGAGGCCCGATCGCTGCTCGGTCGACATTTCGTTCAAGAGCCAGAGACCCCCGATGCGACCGCATGGCATGACAAACCCTGGTTCTTGATTGGCTCGATGGTGGTCATCATCGCGATGCTGGGGTGGATGGCGTGGCCGCTGAGTGAAACACAAATGCGAGACAACGCCGAAACGCTGCTCGACCAAGAGACCCAGACCTCGCTCAATCAGGCCAAGAACCATTACTTGGTGCCGATGCTTTCTCGATTCCCTGATGGCGAACACGCCGATTGGGCACAAGAACAAATTGATCGGATCGACATGCTACAAGCGGACCACGCCTTGTCGGTCAAGCTCAAACGCAATCTGCCACTTCGGAACGAGGGGGAACGATTACTTGCGGAAGCGAAGGAATACGAACGATTCGGTGACACCGCAACCGCAATGGACCAATACCGCAGCATGGAAACCTTATTGGACGACGAGAAGTACCGGCCCTATGTGAATCTCGCTCGCCAGCGTCTTGCTCAGATCGAAACTCGATCGATGGGGCAAGATGAGGCTGCGACGATGATCGGAGCAAAGCTAAACGAAGCGGAGCGCGAGTTGCGAAGCGGCAATGTCGTTGCCGCACGACGAATTTGGTATAGCGTCATCGAGTTGTACGGCAACAACGAGAAAGTTCAGCCGTTAGTCGTTCAAGCTCAACAGCGATTGGCTCAGAGCAATTCGCCACCCAAACCGACGCATGCACCATGA
- a CDS encoding aldo/keto reductase, whose protein sequence is MKTIALKSGCEVPSVGLGLWKIDPSETAQVVCSAIECGYRHFDAASDYGNEAEAGDGFHKAIADGSIRREDLWITSKLWNTYHRPEHVRPALERSLSDLKLDYLDLYLMHFPIALAFVPFEERYPPGWLADPNSQAAKMQPDRVPLIDTWQAMVDLVGAGLVREIGVCNFGVSLLRDLMNASATPPAMLQVELHPYLTQDKLVRFCRESEIAVTGFSPLGAQSYFSLNMADAEEAVIEQPAIREIALRHHRSAAQIVLRWGVQRGTAIVPKTTKIDRLKENLSLFDFELSGEEMSVIDRLNQNRRFNDPGDFGEAAFHTFFPIYE, encoded by the coding sequence ATGAAAACGATCGCGCTGAAAAGCGGCTGCGAAGTCCCTTCGGTTGGACTCGGACTTTGGAAGATTGATCCTTCCGAAACCGCGCAAGTGGTTTGCTCGGCGATTGAATGTGGGTATCGACATTTCGATGCAGCTAGTGATTATGGAAACGAGGCGGAAGCAGGAGATGGTTTTCACAAAGCGATAGCCGACGGATCGATCCGCCGCGAAGACCTCTGGATCACGTCGAAGCTATGGAACACCTACCATCGTCCCGAGCATGTCCGGCCTGCGCTCGAACGATCGCTCTCCGATCTCAAGCTGGACTATCTCGATTTGTACCTGATGCACTTTCCGATTGCCCTCGCGTTTGTACCGTTTGAAGAGCGTTACCCGCCCGGGTGGTTAGCCGACCCGAATTCGCAAGCCGCCAAGATGCAGCCCGACCGTGTTCCACTGATTGACACGTGGCAAGCGATGGTGGATTTAGTCGGCGCAGGTTTGGTTCGTGAAATCGGAGTTTGCAACTTTGGTGTTTCGCTGCTTCGCGATTTGATGAACGCATCGGCGACACCACCGGCAATGCTTCAAGTCGAACTGCACCCTTACTTGACTCAAGACAAGCTCGTGCGATTCTGCCGCGAATCCGAAATCGCGGTGACAGGTTTTTCCCCTCTCGGAGCGCAATCCTATTTCTCGCTCAACATGGCCGATGCGGAGGAAGCCGTGATCGAGCAACCCGCAATCAGGGAAATCGCCTTGCGACATCATCGCAGTGCCGCCCAGATCGTGCTCCGCTGGGGCGTGCAGCGGGGCACGGCAATTGTGCCAAAGACCACGAAGATTGATCGCTTGAAAGAAAACCTTTCGCTGTTCGATTTCGAACTGAGCGGCGAAGAAATGTCTGTGATCGATCGGCTCAACCAAAACCGACGTTTCAACGACCCAGGCGATTTCGGCGAAGCCGCCTTCCATACGTTCTTTCCGATTTACGAATAA
- a CDS encoding 3-keto-disaccharide hydrolase: MFRLSLILPLGLFATVVLADEGLKLAPPDSTEFQSLFNGTDLSGWDGDPRLWSVKDGIIHGETTPENAAKGNTFLICQKGDFGDFELHLSFRCNATNNSGVQYRSTHLENASNDWVVKGYQHEIRNEEDFPNVSSFIYDEKGKRGRICMVAEKAVWNPDGKKVLDDSLIDQAGFKQLMKVDDWNDVIIIAKGNRIQHYLNGKLVLDFTDNAPELALLKGVIALQLHAGKPMWTEFKDIKIREIK, translated from the coding sequence ATGTTTCGTTTATCACTGATCTTACCCCTTGGTCTGTTTGCCACCGTTGTGCTAGCTGACGAGGGACTCAAACTTGCACCCCCTGACTCCACGGAGTTCCAAAGTCTTTTTAATGGCACGGATCTATCGGGATGGGACGGTGATCCTCGATTATGGTCCGTCAAGGATGGCATCATTCACGGCGAAACCACACCCGAGAATGCCGCCAAGGGCAATACGTTCTTGATTTGCCAGAAGGGTGACTTTGGTGATTTCGAACTGCATCTGTCGTTTCGTTGCAATGCCACCAACAACTCAGGCGTCCAATACCGTTCCACGCATCTTGAAAACGCATCCAACGACTGGGTTGTCAAAGGTTACCAACACGAAATTCGTAACGAAGAAGACTTCCCCAACGTTTCCAGCTTTATCTACGACGAAAAAGGCAAACGTGGCCGCATCTGCATGGTCGCTGAAAAAGCGGTTTGGAATCCCGATGGAAAGAAAGTGCTCGATGATTCCCTGATCGATCAAGCCGGCTTCAAACAACTGATGAAGGTTGACGATTGGAACGATGTGATCATCATCGCCAAGGGGAACCGGATCCAACACTACCTCAACGGGAAGTTGGTCCTCGATTTTACCGACAACGCACCTGAACTTGCTCTGTTGAAAGGCGTCATCGCGTTACAACTTCATGCCGGCAAACCGATGTGGACCGAATTCAAAGACATCAAGATCCGTGAAATCAAGTAA
- a CDS encoding GGDEF domain-containing protein, translating into MDSAQEQTKAFSIAKDAMGYIAKFRTPPTPDVYEVWYRYAEGADPALREQLSYAVNDAENASYQQLQQLHQQFYSGGDLTEINQQTGDELAKAMGGFQRMIKEQLSAGSEFESSVSSANDRLVGDNPTVEDLEVSIAAVLSSNQRMQSQLQNMTLRLEETRSQVTKLRENFIESQQKLMTDPLTGVGNRLFFDTMVTNAIDHPERSERYFFLLLVDLDEFKTINDTFGHSTGDNVLRFAASNMERIAEDASIARYGGDEFAVFLNTEQVEEGVDIADAICQFFAKNKLTLNNTGESIGQLTTSIGGALLRAGDDRDSWFERADKLLYNAKKAGRNRTMVERKIS; encoded by the coding sequence TTGGATTCTGCTCAAGAACAAACCAAGGCGTTTTCGATAGCAAAGGACGCGATGGGGTACATCGCCAAATTTCGCACACCGCCGACTCCGGATGTGTATGAGGTTTGGTATCGGTACGCCGAGGGGGCCGACCCGGCGCTTCGTGAACAGCTTTCGTACGCGGTCAATGATGCCGAGAACGCGAGTTATCAGCAACTCCAGCAACTCCACCAGCAGTTTTACTCGGGCGGCGATCTGACGGAGATCAACCAGCAGACCGGGGACGAATTGGCGAAGGCGATGGGCGGTTTCCAGCGCATGATCAAGGAGCAGCTCTCCGCGGGAAGCGAGTTCGAGTCCTCGGTGAGTTCCGCAAATGATCGATTGGTTGGCGACAATCCCACAGTCGAGGACTTAGAAGTTTCCATCGCAGCGGTGCTTTCGAGTAACCAACGCATGCAATCTCAGTTGCAGAACATGACGTTGCGATTGGAGGAAACGCGGAGCCAAGTGACCAAGCTGAGAGAGAACTTTATTGAATCCCAGCAAAAGCTCATGACCGATCCGTTGACCGGGGTCGGCAACCGCTTGTTTTTTGACACGATGGTGACGAATGCGATTGATCATCCCGAGCGAAGCGAGCGATACTTTTTTTTGTTGCTCGTGGACCTCGATGAATTCAAAACCATCAATGACACGTTTGGTCATTCAACGGGTGACAATGTCTTACGTTTCGCGGCCTCCAATATGGAACGGATTGCAGAAGACGCATCGATCGCACGTTACGGCGGAGACGAATTCGCTGTCTTTCTCAACACGGAGCAGGTTGAAGAGGGGGTTGATATCGCCGATGCGATTTGCCAGTTCTTCGCCAAGAATAAGCTGACACTCAATAACACGGGTGAATCGATCGGCCAATTGACCACGTCGATCGGCGGCGCTCTGTTGCGGGCAGGTGACGACCGTGATAGCTGGTTTGAACGGGCCGACAAACTGTTGTACAACGCAAAAAAGGCGGGACGCAATCGGACCATGGTGGAACGAAAGATTAGTTGA